GATTGATGATGGCGGATTTGCGCCAATGCGATGAGAAGCTCTTAAAACGCTTCATGGGGGAGGCCGGTTGCGAACGGTTCCGCGTCTTTCATGGATTGCAATCCTAACAGTCACGAGGTTCTGCCGGCTTGCGCCCGTTGAAACGCCAGGTGTGATTTCCCATGATCAGCCCCTGTAAGCAGGCTTGCGCCCGTTGAAACGCCAGGTGTGATTTCCCATGATCAGCCCCTGTAAGCAGGCTTGCCACCGCCCCGGCGCCTGTCTTGAATGGCCCGGTGCGCTACGGCCCCGATTTTCTTGTCATCGCCGCCTACTTCATCGCCATCGTGTGGGTCGGCCTTTCGTTCAGCCGCAAAAGCCGGACTGTCAGCCAGTTTTCCATCGGCGACCGCCAAATTCCCTGGTGGGCGGTGCTCGGTTCAATCCTGGCGGCTGAAATCAGCGCCGCCACATTCCTGGGCGCGCCGGGCGAGGGATACGGGCTGCGCAACTTCACCTACGCGCAACTGGCCATCGGCACTCTCCTGGCGCGGGTGATTGTCAGTTATGTCTTTATCAAGCCGTATTACGATTACCGGGTCATTTCCATTTACGAATTTTTGCATGTCCGCTTTGGCGTGCGCACCAAAAACGCCGCCTCGGCTGTTTTTCTATTCACACGCATACTGGCCAGCGGCTCCCGCTTGTACATCGCCGCCGTGGTATTGGTGCTCGGATATGAAATGCTCACTGGCGCCAAACCCACCTTGCGCCAGGAACTGCTGATCTACATCGGCTCCCTTGTGTTGCTCACTCTTTTCACAACTTTGTACACATCCCTGGGCGGGATCAAGGCGGTGGTCTGGACCGATGTTATTCAGGCCGCCGTTATGTTCGGCTCGCTCGCATTCGCGATCTGGATGTTGCTGAGGCATATTCCCGGCGGCTGGCATGGGGCCTTGTCCTGTTTGAAAGCGCCCGGCGACCTTTCCGTTTTCGACACGGGGATTGATGCCACGCGCAGTTGGGGCGCAAATTTCAAATACATCCTCAAAAACGAATACACCCTGTGGGCGGCCTTTTTTGCCTCCACCTTTATTACGATGGCCACGCACGGAACCGATCAGGACATGGTCCAACGCATGTTGACGGCCAAAAATTACCATCGCAGCCGGCTCGCCGTCGTTCTCTCCGGCCTGGCCGATATTCCGCTCGTCATGGTCTTTCTTCTCGTCGGCATCCTGCTGTGGGCGTTTTACAGATTTCATCCCGATCCGAATCTCCCGGACAAAAACCCCTATATTTTCGCCTACTACATCCTGCACGAACTTCCGGTTGGCGTCAGAGGATTGTTGATTGCGGGTATTTTTGCCACGGCCATGGGTTCGCTCAGTACCGCCCTTAATGCCCTGGCCACCAGCTTTATTCAGGATTGGTACCTGCCGTATTTGAACCCCGCCGCAGATGAAACAAGCCAGGTCAGAGCCCTGCGCTGGAGCACCGTGGTATTTGCCATTGCGCTCATCGTGGTCGGCTCGCTTACGGCCCTGGTGGTGCTTACCGTCAAGGATTCCCGCATCATTCCCATCGTGCTCGGCATTTTCGCCTACACCTACGGGCCGTTGCTGGGCGTTTTTTTGGTCGGAATGCTCACCCGCAGCCGCGGCAACGAAGCCGGAAATTTGCCCGCCATGCTGTCCGGTTTTCTGGCGGTTACGTTTTTCAGCGGGCTGTATTGCAAACTGCCCTTGCTGTTTGGACGGGCGGAATGGACGCAACCGCACTGGCTGCCTGCGATCTCATTTCCCTGGTGGATCACCATCGGAACCTGCGTCACGTTTGGCATCGCCGTGCTGTTCCGCACCCCGGCCAGCCAGCAGGATCTGGCGCGGCGGCATGTTGCTTCCGCCAACCCTCCATTCCAATCCTGATGTGTTGAGTAAGTTCGAGCCAAGAATCGCCTGCACCTTAAACACGAGGCAAATAAAGCTCAGCGTTTACCGCGGCTTCCTGCGGTTGAAACGAATGCGGTAGAGATATTTCCTTCGAACAAACTGTTCGATTTGCTTTATAATGAAATAAGTGAATTGCACCAGCGAACGATGCTCCATCTTCAGATTTTCTTCCAATTCGTGCCAAAGCCATCGTTGCGGCGGATATCCGGAATCACTGGCCAGCGGATACGCGATTTGTTTCAAAATTCTCCTGTAAAATTCGGGCAGTCCGCTCGCGTAAGCATCCAAAATTGCCTTGTACTTTTGATAGCGACTGCCGCTTCTCCTGCATCCTGTGGGATTGTCCCGATACCAAAATAAAAATCTGGGAATAACATCCAGTTTGTAACCGCTGCGGGACAGATTGATAAAAAATTCCCAATCCTCAGCCAACAGAAGCACTTCCGGAAATCCCTGCAAAGCCAGAAAAACCTGACGCCTGACAATGCAGTTGGCATCCCCAAAAACATCTTCCACCCAACCGGCTTCCATGGCTTGTCCCGCCGGAGTGACAACCCACGGGATTCGCAAGGGGTCCGGCCGGTCTTCAAAGGCTTTGTAAAAGCAGGTGCAACAATCGACGCCGCTCAGTTCAATCCCTTCGATAAATGATTCCAACATTTCCGGGAGGACTATATTGTCGGCATCGACAAAAACCAAATAATCACCCTTCGCCAGGGCCGCGCCATGGTTCCGGCTGGCTCCGATTCCTTGATTTTTAGATTTGGCAATAAAGGTGTATCGAGGGGCGGGATACTGTTCCTGCAACTCGTGAAATACACGCAGGGAAAACCCGTCCGTGCTGCCATCATCGACCACAATGACTTCAAAATTCGGGTAGGCGGATTTTTCCAAAGAAGCCAGAGTTTCCGGCAGATACCGGCCATGATTATAATGGGCAATGACGACCGAGACCAGGGGCGGGTTGAGCGCGATTTTACTCCGGATCACGTCGTGCTTATTGGTGGGAGCAGCTTGCTTTTTGAAAAGTTCCAGCCATTCCTGTTCAAGCGGGTCCAGCTCGGGGCGATTACATTTTAGGTTGGCTTGTGATTTTAAACGGTCCGTGAAAAACGGCAGTACCCGGTTGTCCGTCGGCACGGGCCATTGGTTTTCAACCATCCGACGCTTGATTTCATCGCTGCCAAATACAACCAGGTCGGCGTGTTCACAAACATAGCGTTCACACCAGGATGCCAATGCAGCCGGGATGGGCCAGCGCGGCCATGTTTCCCCCGCTTCAAGGCTTCGTTCTGAAGGGTCAAAAATGGCAAGCATCAGCAGCGTATTTTGAAAATCGCCCGCCATTCGCCTGGCTTGGACGGAACGGAATCCGATTCCGCGATGCTCTTGAAAGAGGACATGGGTATAATCCTGTTTTTTTAGAAAATCATACACCGCCAGGGATTGATTGATGAATCCCCAATACGCCTTGTCGTGGGGTTCCAGAGGCAGCCTTTCCAGCCGGACCAGATGTATTCCGGAGCTGGACAATGATCTCTCGATTGAAGCTCGAAGCCCGGCGTCCGGGCCCGTGTAAAGAACTGTTACAGAGCCAAAACGGGTCCGGCAGAGCCGGGCAAGACGCAAAAAATGCCCGCCCGCCGGATTGCAACCGGACGGTTCCTGCAGGCTGCCTGCAACCAGGCAAATTTGCGGTTCGTTTGCGTTCACAATCAACTTGCATGATTCACACGCTTCATGGGAAATCCACCAGGTGCCTTTCTTGCCCTTAGGCCTTGGAGAAAGCACCAAGGGCATGCACGTTATAACCCGGATGCTGGGTTGCCGAGCTTTTTTGCCCGGTCTTTTTGCGCTCATTTTAATAATCAACCTGTTGGCGCTGCTGCACAACAGTGGAAAGACACACGCTGAACCTATGCGGGCTATTTTTTTATCTGGCTTGGGAACAGGCGGTTGCGGAGACGCAACATTGGCATTTCCAGAACCTCCGATAACAAACAACCAACAACAAACGCGGCGGCGAAATAAGCAAGCGTAAGAATGAATGTTGAATGCCCGGCAAAGATCCGGGCAACCAACCAGTCCTTGGCAGCGAGGTGCCAGAGATAGATCGCGTAGGAATGGCGTCCCAGATAATCAGGCAGCCATGCCAGCGCCCGGCCCCAGCCCGCCGCGGGCCATGGTAAATCGGCCAATTGCGCCAAAATGATGATGCCCGAAAGATAACAACTCGTTGGAATTAAAGCCGTCACATACCAGGAATGAGGCAACCACAGTTGGGTGGCGGGCCAGAGCATCACCACCGCCAATCCCACCCAGGCAATTCTGAAACGTGCAAATATCGACAAACACTGCGGCTCGAAATCATACAGATATCGCAACAGGACCCCTGCCGCCAGACTGTCCACGCGCAGGTGCGATGGATTTAATTGCTTGAAAAAATTGAAACGCGACGGTTCCAATCCGCATTGAATCAGCCGGGCGGACAGGCAAAACACCAGAACTCCCAGCAAAATCCAAGGCAGCTTTTGCAGCTTTTCGGAATGAATTTTATTGCAGCGCAGCAACAGATAGAACATGCCGGCCAACAGCAGGTAAAAATGCACCTCGACGGCAAGGCTCCAGGTGTGCGGAAACATGGCGCGCCGGTAGCTCTGGAAAAAACAGGCTTCCCTGAAAATACGCCCCGCCAATTTCATGCCTGACGCCTCACCGACGGCAACACTCATCACGGCTGCAACCAATACCAGAACATAAAACAATGGAAGGATCTTGAATGCGCGCCGGATCAAGAACCGCTTCCCCCGCACATTTCCCGTGGCCTTGTATTCCGCAAACAAAAGACCGGAAACCAAAAATCCGCTGAGCACGAAAAAGAAATCCACCCCGATCCAGCCCATTTCCCTGATCCAATGATAAAGCCATCCGGAAATACCCGGCAGGCTGCCGGTCAAATCCCAACTGTGGGAAAACATGACCAGCAATACCGCCAGAAATCGCAAGCTGTCAAACCATGCAAAATGTTTCATGAATATTCCCGACCGGCATTGTCAAATACTGTGTTTTTGCGCTGTTCCTGAATCTGCGCTTGGAATTCTTAGGATCTCCTGCGGGCAATTGCAATCGATTCTAGCGCCAGGTTTCCCTCCACGCTTGAAATTCTGCGGGACGAAGGCGGTAACGGGCAATGTTACCCTCATGCAGGCTGCTTAATTCCGTCTCTACAATCTCAACAAAGCGCGGTTGGTCAGGGGCCGGAATCAAGGCGTCCGCGCTGCCTGCAATCCATTTGACAGCGGCAGTTTTGTTTTTTCCGCCGCGCACCACCTCCGCAACCACATTGCGGATCTGTGTCCGGTACTTCAACCGGAACATGTCCGGCTCACCCAGGGACTGGCATACGGCCGAATAGCGGGCGCACGAGCGCTCGTAGGCCCACAGAAACACGTCCCGCAAATACTCAACGCGGTTCAATTCATACACCCCGAGGATACCGTTGACATAGTCATCCTTCGGCACATCCACAAACGAAAGCGGGCAAAGATTGCGCAGCACCAGCGGAATATTGGCCGCAAGGCGTGAAACTCGCTTATTCACATCCTCGAACGGCTGCAGATACGGAATATGAACCATAACAAAAAATGCCTGTTCGAAGGCGTTTTGGATTTGCGCCGCTTTATCCAGCACAAGCTGGAAATGGTCTTCTATCATCTGCGGCTGCTCCAGAGGATGATAGACAGTTCCGGAAATGCCTACTGGATTGGCGCGCAACCTTCCCGCAGCGTTTGGATTTTGCAGCAGATTGTCCGCGAGCAATGCGTGCAGATTGAACAACGTATAGCGGTTGAAGCCGATTTCGTCCGCCTGTTCCGCCAGCAATTCGATTGCGGCCTTGTGGTTTAAAATCATTTGGGCTTCTTTTGCGTTCCGTCCTTCCGCGTTTTCGCCCAAAGCCAGAAGCCGTTCGGTTTCCAGCAATGAATACGTGTTGCCTTCGAGCCGACTCGAATTCCATGACAGGTCTATGAGCAGGCGATCCAGCACCTTTCGGAAATGGGTGCCCGCAGGCTGTGGCGCTCCCGTCGCCTGCCCCAGGGCTGCAAGCCTCGAAAGATGCTCCGGCAAAAGATAGGCTGAAGCATTCGGGCGGTATTTTTCCAAAAAAGAGGCCTGATACCCAATCGGACGCCGGTTTGATAATGGGCGCATTATGCTCCGGAAGATATTGCTTGCTGCGGATGAAAGCGGCAGTTCACTGCGTTTTATTTCCGCAGGTTGTTCCTTGACAGTTAAGCCGGAAGAAATTTCATTGAGGCGGTAGCGCCGCCCCCGCTGCTGTCCTTGCGGCGACAACCGGCCTTGCTTCACGAGCGCAGCTAGACGTCGCTGCAAAGTCCGCCGGGGCACCTGCCCGGACAGCAGTGCTTCAGCCTGTTCGATTGAAATGGGATCCAACACGTTCCGAAATACTTCCAGAACGGGGAGCAAATCACTTTCCGTGATGATTTTTGGCATTCCGCTTTATTATGGCGCAAAACATAAAATACGCCATATAAATCTAATATAATGCCATAAAATTCATTTATACGCCATATAGATAATTTATATGGCGTGTAAATGGTGTTTTGTCGTAGTAAGTCTATTTTATGCGCCAAATACGTACTCAAACAGCTTGTCGTCCGTGTGGTATTCCAACACATGGCGTCGTGCGGCTACCGACATGGCATGTAGCGCGGTTTTGTCTGCCAGCGCCTGCTTGGCCACGCGCTTTAAGTCATCTCCCTCGACTCCGTAATAAAAGGCATGCACACGGTCGATCAGGGGTCGGTATCGCAAGATGCGGGGATAATTGATCAATGGGACGGCTCCAACCATGCAGGCTTCATAATGGCGATGGCAATCCCAGCCATGCCCTTCGGGAGACCAGACAAGCCAGGAGCGCGCACATTTTTCAAGAAATTCCTTCCGGGGGATTCCCCGGCCCAGAATGATCTCCACGGCAAACCCTTCCCTGCGTAGTTCCTCCAATAATTTTACTCCGGTTTCCCGGGACATTTCGCCCTTGCAGGTTCCAATGAAGAGAATATCGATGTCCTTGGGCGAACTTGGATCGATGGATCTGGCCGCTTCGTCATATTTCAGCCCCAATGAGATGGGTTTGATTTTCGCATGATTTTTCCGGAACACTTCCGTTTTTCGGACAGCCGAGGTGTCTTCCATACGTCCGGTTGTGAACATAAAACCATTTTCGATTTTTACAGGCATTTCACGCCAGTAATATGTACGGCATTTTTTCAACAAGCCGAAAAACTGGGGTGGAATCAACGCGGGATCATCCTTTCGATCCACCACAATCAGCGGAACAGATGTTCCCTGCACCAACCCTAGGATGATCCAGGGGCCGAAAGCGTGAAATCGTCCGCAGCAACAGCGGAGGATTTGAATAAGATTGGAGATCGCATTTCGTTCGCGCCGCCAGGGAGTACTGCAAATGCCGTAAAAGGATGCCACGACCACATCATACTCTCCGCAGGCCAACTTTCGCTTCAACCCGCAAAAAAGGCGGAAGGTCATGTTGGTTGCGTCCGGGGCTTTTTTCCCGATCTGGTAATAATCGACTTGGGATGGGCGGATCTGCTTGAAATAAGAGCCTGCGCCGATCTCCAAAATCCGGATTTTCATCAGCTTTAAAGAATGTTAGGTCCGTTGGCGGAGTTCCTATCGATCAATCCAGCCCTCAGGCCATTGATGTGCGGTGATTTCCGGCGGCAGATCTGCAGTCGGAATGCGCTCCAGCCGTTCGTAGAGTAAAATATCCTTGTGCATGTAGTGGCGGGCATTTATGGCGGGCGGGTTCAGCCAGACTTCTTCAAACCAGGTTGGATCCACCTCATGGGCATGACCCCAGTTGAGCAGCTTGGTTTTCATGCGGGCATCGTCACCCAAACTTGAACCATGATGCATCCGGATTTCTTTCGGGAAATAAACCGTCTTGGGCTTACGCCCCGTGCGCAGGTATTCCAGCCAGCGCGCAGGTTTCCACCAATTCACATTCCGGCAGTTCTCAAAAACAAACCCCCTTTTCAAAAAAACTAGAGGCCTGTAGCCATCGCCCGGCTCCACGCCGCGCAGATTCCATTTTTTAAAGTAAAAATTTGTGGAAACGCGATAACCCGCCAGGCGTTCCTTCTGCACACGGCGCCAAGCCTCACCCAATACCTTGCTCTCCCAGACCTCGTCGCTGTCCACAATCAGGTAATAATCCGCATCCGGCGCCTGGAAAATCGCCGCGTTGCGCAAT
The DNA window shown above is from Candidatus Methylacidiphilales bacterium and carries:
- a CDS encoding sodium:solute symporter → MRYGPDFLVIAAYFIAIVWVGLSFSRKSRTVSQFSIGDRQIPWWAVLGSILAAEISAATFLGAPGEGYGLRNFTYAQLAIGTLLARVIVSYVFIKPYYDYRVISIYEFLHVRFGVRTKNAASAVFLFTRILASGSRLYIAAVVLVLGYEMLTGAKPTLRQELLIYIGSLVLLTLFTTLYTSLGGIKAVVWTDVIQAAVMFGSLAFAIWMLLRHIPGGWHGALSCLKAPGDLSVFDTGIDATRSWGANFKYILKNEYTLWAAFFASTFITMATHGTDQDMVQRMLTAKNYHRSRLAVVLSGLADIPLVMVFLLVGILLWAFYRFHPDPNLPDKNPYIFAYYILHELPVGVRGLLIAGIFATAMGSLSTALNALATSFIQDWYLPYLNPAADETSQVRALRWSTVVFAIALIVVGSLTALVVLTVKDSRIIPIVLGIFAYTYGPLLGVFLVGMLTRSRGNEAGNLPAMLSGFLAVTFFSGLYCKLPLLFGRAEWTQPHWLPAISFPWWITIGTCVTFGIAVLFRTPASQQDLARRHVASANPPFQS
- a CDS encoding glycosyltransferase is translated as MNANEPQICLVAGSLQEPSGCNPAGGHFLRLARLCRTRFGSVTVLYTGPDAGLRASIERSLSSSGIHLVRLERLPLEPHDKAYWGFINQSLAVYDFLKKQDYTHVLFQEHRGIGFRSVQARRMAGDFQNTLLMLAIFDPSERSLEAGETWPRWPIPAALASWCERYVCEHADLVVFGSDEIKRRMVENQWPVPTDNRVLPFFTDRLKSQANLKCNRPELDPLEQEWLELFKKQAAPTNKHDVIRSKIALNPPLVSVVIAHYNHGRYLPETLASLEKSAYPNFEVIVVDDGSTDGFSLRVFHELQEQYPAPRYTFIAKSKNQGIGASRNHGAALAKGDYLVFVDADNIVLPEMLESFIEGIELSGVDCCTCFYKAFEDRPDPLRIPWVVTPAGQAMEAGWVEDVFGDANCIVRRQVFLALQGFPEVLLLAEDWEFFINLSRSGYKLDVIPRFLFWYRDNPTGCRRSGSRYQKYKAILDAYASGLPEFYRRILKQIAYPLASDSGYPPQRWLWHELEENLKMEHRSLVQFTYFIIKQIEQFVRRKYLYRIRFNRRKPR
- a CDS encoding acyltransferase; the encoded protein is MKHFAWFDSLRFLAVLLVMFSHSWDLTGSLPGISGWLYHWIREMGWIGVDFFFVLSGFLVSGLLFAEYKATGNVRGKRFLIRRAFKILPLFYVLVLVAAVMSVAVGEASGMKLAGRIFREACFFQSYRRAMFPHTWSLAVEVHFYLLLAGMFYLLLRCNKIHSEKLQKLPWILLGVLVFCLSARLIQCGLEPSRFNFFKQLNPSHLRVDSLAAGVLLRYLYDFEPQCLSIFARFRIAWVGLAVVMLWPATQLWLPHSWYVTALIPTSCYLSGIIILAQLADLPWPAAGWGRALAWLPDYLGRHSYAIYLWHLAAKDWLVARIFAGHSTFILTLAYFAAAFVVGCLLSEVLEMPMLRLRNRLFPSQIKK
- a CDS encoding Fic family protein; this translates as MPKIITESDLLPVLEVFRNVLDPISIEQAEALLSGQVPRRTLQRRLAALVKQGRLSPQGQQRGRRYRLNEISSGLTVKEQPAEIKRSELPLSSAASNIFRSIMRPLSNRRPIGYQASFLEKYRPNASAYLLPEHLSRLAALGQATGAPQPAGTHFRKVLDRLLIDLSWNSSRLEGNTYSLLETERLLALGENAEGRNAKEAQMILNHKAAIELLAEQADEIGFNRYTLFNLHALLADNLLQNPNAAGRLRANPVGISGTVYHPLEQPQMIEDHFQLVLDKAAQIQNAFEQAFFVMVHIPYLQPFEDVNKRVSRLAANIPLVLRNLCPLSFVDVPKDDYVNGILGVYELNRVEYLRDVFLWAYERSCARYSAVCQSLGEPDMFRLKYRTQIRNVVAEVVRGGKNKTAAVKWIAGSADALIPAPDQPRFVEIVETELSSLHEGNIARYRLRPAEFQAWRETWR